The Kocuria flava nucleotide sequence GAAGACCACGGCCAGGCGCTCGTCGGGGTCGCCGAACTCGACCGTGCCGCGGTCGAGGGGCTCGAGCCCGGCGATGGCCCGCAGCAGCGTGGACTTGCCGGAGCCGCTGGGCCCGAGCACGGCGAGGGTCTCCCCCGGGTGGAGGGTCAGGTCCACGCCGTCGAGGGCCGGGGCGGCGGCGCCGGGGTAGGTCTTGTGCACCCCGCGCACGCGCAGCGCGGGGCGGTCGGGGCTCAGCCGAGCCGGCGCAGTTCCCACCGCAGGTGTCCTTCCGTGGGCGACTGGACGGGCAGGAACGCGGCCTCGCGGGCGCGCCGGGCGGTGGGCGAGGTCATCGCGTAGCCGCGCCCGCCGACGACCTTGCCCTCCAGGCGGGTGGCGCGCCCGGTCAGCAGGGCGGCCTCGAGGCGCAGGCCCAGCAGGTCTCGGGGGGCCTGCTCCCGGGGCCGGCCGGCCATGCGCACGAGGTCGGCGCGCAGCCGGCGGTGCTCCGCGACGGCGTCGTCGAGCTCGTCGCGGAAGACCTCGGCCACGCCCTGCAGCGCGGCGGCGGCGGCCTCGAGGGCGGCGGCCGAGAGGCCGAGGCAGAAGGCGCTCTGCAGGAGCAGGAAGGGCCCGCGCACCGCGGCGAGGAACGCGGGGACGTCCTCGGTGAGCACGTCCGCTGCGGGGTCCACTGGCACGCCCTCGAGCACGAGCACGCCCGAGGCGGTGGCGTCGAGGGCCATGAGGCCCTCGAGCGGGCGCACCCGCACGCCGGGGGCGGAGGTGCGCGTGCGCACGATCACGTGCCGGCCGTCCTCGCGCACGGCGGGCAGGACGACGACGGCGTCCGGGTAGAGGTTGGACGCCCACGGGACGGTGCCCTCGAGCACGTGGGCCCCGTCGCGGCGGCCCAGCGTCACGGGGATCTCCCCGATCCCGGCGGCGTGCTTGAAGGCCGGGGCCATCGCGGAGCACCCGGGCAGCTCGCCGGTGCGCATCGCCTCCGGGACCGGGGTCCCCGTGGCGTGCAGGTACTCGAGGGCGACCCGGTGGGCCCACAGGGAGAAGGCGGTCGCGGTGCACTCGAGGGCGAGGTCGTGCACGACCGCGGCCTGGGTCAGGAGGGAGCCCTCGAGGCCGAGGTCGAGCAGGCCGGCGGCGCCCAGCTCGCGCAGGGTCTCGAAGGGGGAGGTCCCGGCGGTGTCGACCGCCCGCGCCCGGGCGGCGGCGAGCTCGCGCACGAGCCCGTGCTGCGGGTAGCCGGTCAGCGGCGCGGCGATCTCCTCCGGGGCGGGCGCGGCCGCGGGGGCGGGCTGGGACATGGTGCTCCGTTCGGGGCGGGAGGGCGTGCGGGAACGACGACGGCGGCCCTCCGGACGCGGTGGGCCGCCGTCGGCGGGCAGGTGCTGCCGGGGATCAGACGGAGAGCTTGAACATCCGGTCGAACGGGGTGCCCACGGCGGCGCGGGCGCGCTCGACGGCGTCCTCGTCGGGGGCGTTGTAGAAGCACAGGCACTTGGCGGTGTCCTCGCGCACGTAGGTGCGCAGGAAGGAGACCTCGGGGACCTCGGCGTACTTCGGGGAGTTGGCCTTCTTGCGGGCCAGGTACTGCTCCATGGTGATCTCGGCGGGGATGTCCCACTCGACGAGGAAGTCGGTCTGGCCCTTGAGCTGCTTGAGGTCCTCGAGCTCGGCGCCGACGAGGCGGACCTCGTCCGGGCCGGTGACCTCGGTGACGGACCCGCCCAGGGCCTCGCGGACCGTCTCGGCGAGCCCCTCGGGGCTGCCGGCCTCGACGATCACGAACACGCGGCCGAGATCGGCGGTGACCTGGGACTCGATGAGCTCGGCCCCGGTCCCGGCCACGGCGGTGGACACGGCGTCCAGCAGCGGGCGGACGGCGTCCTTCCCGGCGGCGGCGGGGGCGAGCTCGATGAGGTACAGCGACATGGGGCTTCCTTCCGGGTGGCGGTCTTCCGGCCGGCGGGGCCCTCTGGGATCGGCCCCGACCGGCCCGGACGGGCTCTGACTCCCAGGTTAGGGAGGAAAGCCGCCCCGGCCACGGGTTTCGTCACGCTTCGTCACACAGCGGGCGTGCCCGGCCCATCCCTTGACGGACGGGCCTCGCGCAGTGCCGGGAGGTCCGTCGTGCCGCCGGCGGACGGGTCACCGGCGGGCGGGTCGCCGCTCACCGACGCTTAATACTTGCTTGGGAAAGTATTTCTCCGCTATCCTCAGGGACACATCAACAAGCGGCGCGGCCCCGTCGTCGTCGCCCCCGGATCCTCCAGGACGGACGCCTCCCATGCCGATCTTCCCCCAGCACCCCAGCCCCGAGTCCCTGCGGGCCCGCCCCGCGGAGGACCTCCTCTCCCCTGCCACCCGGATGGGCGCGGTGGAGCTGCTGGTCGCCGACCTGGACGCGACGCTCGACTACTACACCCGCGGCGTGACCCTCGAGGTGCTCGCGCACGCGGGGGACACCGCCGTCCTCGGCCGCGACGGGCGCACGATCGTGCGGCTGCGCCAGGTCAAGGAGCTGCCCCCGGCCCGGCGCGGACAGGCCGGGCTGTTCCACACCGCGGTGCTGTTCGAGGACGAGGCGGCCCTCGCCGCCGCCGTCGCCTCGGTCGCCACGGCCTTCCCCGGCTCCTTCACCGGCAGCGCCGACCACCTCTACAGCCAGGCCTTCTACTTCGACGACCCGGAGGGCAACGGTGTGGAGCTCTACGCCGACCGCCCGCGCGAGACCTGGCGGCGCGAGGCCAGCGGGCTGCTGACCCTGGCCACCAACCCGCTGGACCCCAACGCCTTCCTCGGCGAGCACCTGCCCGGGGCGGCCCCGGCGACCCGCACCGCACCGCCGGCCACCCTGGGCCACGTGCACCTGCAGGTCGGGGACATCGCCCTGGGCCGGCAGTTCTACGTCGACGTGCTCGGCTTCGAGGTCATGAGCGACATCGGCTCGGCCCTGTTCGTCGCCGCCGGCGGCTACCACCACCACCTCGCGCTCAACACCTGGAACAGCGCCGGGGCCGGGCCCCGCGCCGCCTCCCTGGGCCTGGGCCGGGTGAACATCGACCTGCCGGGCGCCGAGGACGTCGCCGCCCTGCAGGAGCGGCTGGCCCACCACGGGGTGGCGACCCGCCACGACGGCGCGGTGCTGCGCTTCGAGGACCCGTGGCGGACGCTGGTGGAGGTGGCCGCGGCGGCCTGACCCGCCCCACCCCCCACCCCCTCCTCCCCCACCGCGAGGGGCGGCGTTCGGCGGCTTCCGGGAGTGGAGACCGACCGGACGCCGCCCCTCGCGGTGGGGGCCGGTGAGCTGTGCGGCTCAGATGGCCTCGAGGAACTCCCCGATGTTCTCCCACGTCCAGCCCTTGCAGCGGGCCGAGCCCATCACGGTGGGCTTCACACGGTGCTGGGTCTCCATCCACAGCCCCAGCAGGGGCTTCTTCTCGGCGACGGCGCAGCGGATCGGCCACAGCGCCTCGTCCGAGGTCTCGGTGTAGCCGCCGATCAGGGCGATCACGCCGTCGGACTCCCGCACGCGGCCGCGGACCTCGCGCTGCCAGTCCTCGTCGGGGGCGTCCTCCTCCGGCGGGCCGAGGAAGCGGGCCGTGGCCCCCGCACGGGACCACTGCGTGGTGAACAGTCCCCGGTACAGCTCGTCCTCCGCGGCGCACGCCAGGTACACGGTCTTGGGCTCCATTGCCGCCGACCCTCCTTGCATGGTCAAGCATCTACAGTGATGCGCCTCACGGTATCCGGCGAACGCCCCTGTCCGGCAGTCGGCTACGCTCCGTGACCTCCCGGGCCGCGAGGGGCGGCGTTCGGCGGCTTCCGGGAGGGGAGAACCGCCGAACGCCACCCCTCGCGAGCAGAAGAGGAGTCGCGAGAGAGGCAACCGCGACGTCACCCGCGCGGGGGCTCCTGCCCGGTGTGCGCGAGCCAGGCGAGCACCCCGCCCTCGAGGTGGCGCACGGTCTCCTCCCGGCCCGCGAAGGCGGGGCGCAGGGCCGCGAGCGCCCGGGCCGACCGGGTCCCGGCCTGGCAGTGGAGCACGAGGTCGGTCCCGCGCGCCGCGGGCGGGAGGGCGGCGGGGCCGTGGTCGAGCAGCTCGGCCAGGGGGACGTGCACGGCACCGGGGACGGCGGCCAGCTCGCGCTCCCAGCCCTCGCGCACGTCGACCAGCGCGAAGGCGGCCCGGCCCTGCTCCCGGCGCTCCAGCAGCCCGGCCAGCTCGGCGGCGGAGAGGCTCTCGGCGGCGGCGGCCCCGGCGTCGGCCCCGGGCACGCCGCAGGAGGCCTCGGCGGGGGTGACCGCCGAGACGGGGGCGGCGGCGGGGTCGGCCTCGAGGCGCAGCTCGCGCCAGGTCATGGCCAGGGCGTCGTGCAGCAGCACCCGTCCGAGCAGGGGCTCCCCGGCGCCGGTGACGAGCTTGACCGCCTCGGTGGCCATGACCGCGCCGATCGTGCCCGGCAGGGCGCCGATCACCCCGCCCTCGGCGCAGCTGGGCACCTCCCCGGGGGCCGGCGGCTCGGGGTAGAGGTCGCGGTAGGTGGGCCCGCGCCCGGCCCAGAAGACGCTGAGCTGCCCCTCGAAGCGCAGGATCGAGCCCCACACGCACGGGATCCCGGCCAGTGCGGCGGCATCGCTGACCACGTAGCGGGTCGCGAAGTTGTCGGCGCCGTCGACCACGAGGTCGTAGCCGGAGAACAGGGCGACCGCGTTGTCCGCGTCCAGCCGCACGGGGTGGGTGCGCACGTGGACGCCCGGGTCGAGCCGGGCGACGGCCTCGGCGGCGGAGTCGGTCTTGGGCCGGCCGACGTCCGCCGTGCCGTGGAGCACCTGGCGCTGGAGGTTGCTGAGCGCCACGACGTCGTCGTCGACGATCCCGAGCACCCCCGTCCCGGCGGCGGCGAGGTACTGCAGGACCGGGGCGCCCAGTCCCCCGGCGCCGACCACGAGCACGCGGGCGCGGCGCAGCCGCCGCTGCCCGAGGGGTCCGACCTGGGGCAGGGCGAGGTGGCGGGCGTAGCGCTCGAGCTCGGCGCGGGTCAGCTCGGGGCCCGGGTCCACGAGCGGGGGCAACGGGTTCACCGGAGCCCACCGGCCGGGGACCGGCCCCCGGCCGGAACCCCCGCGAGGTCCGACGGGCCGGGGTCGCAGGCACCGGCGCCGATCCGCCCGGCCCGCGGGGAGGAGGCGACGGCGGCGTGGCGGCGGACGGGGATCCGCCCGGCGGCCGCGGCGAGCCGGCCCGCGGTCACGGCGTGGCGCATCGCCGTGGCCATGGCCACCGGGTCCTGGGCCCGGGTGACGGCGCTGGCCAGCAGCACGGCGTCGCAGCCGAGCTCCATCGCCAGGGCGGCCTCGGAGGCGGTGCCGATCCCGGCGTCGAGGACGACGGGCACGGACGCGCGGGCGACGATGAGCTCGATGTTGTGCGGGTTGAGGATGCCCAGGCCGGTGCCGATGGGGGCGCCCAGGGGCATGACGGCGGCCGCGCCCACGTCCTCGAGCCGGCGGGCGAGCGCCGGGTCGTCGGAGGTGTAGGCGAGGACCCGGAAGCCGCGCGCCACGAGCTGCTCGGTGGCGTCCAGCAGCTCGACGACGTCGGGCAGCAGCGTCTGCTCGTCGGCGATCACCTCGAGCTTGACCCAGTCCGTGCCGAGGGCCTCGCGGCCGAGCTCGGCGGTGAGCACGGCGTCGCGGGCGGTGGCGCAGCCGGCGGTGTTGGGCAGGATCCGGATGCCCAGGCGCTCGAGCAGCCCGAACAGCGAGTCGCCGCGGCCGGGGGCGTAGCGGCGCAGGGCCACGGTGGTCAGCTCGGTGCCGGAGGCCACGAGGGCCTGTTCGAGGGTGTGCAGGGAGCTCAGTCCGCCGGTGCCCATGATCAGCCGGGAGGACAGGCGCACGCCGTCGAGGACGAGCGGGTCGGAGGCGGGGTGCACGGGCTCAGCCTCCCTGCACGGCGGTGACGATCTCGACGGACCGGCCCTCGCCCACCGTGGTGGTCGCCCACCGGCTGCGGGGCACGACCGCGGCGTCGAGGGCCACGGCGACCCCGAGGCGCCCGCCGTCCAGCGGGGCGCCGTCGGGCCCTAGGGGGCGGCCGACGGCCTCGGCGACGAGGTCGGCGACGGTCGGCTCGCCCTCGGTCTCGTGCGGGCGGCCGTTGAGGCGGAGGACGGTCATCGGGGGCTCCTGGGAGTCGGGGACGGGGTGGCGAAGCGCTGCGGGTCGGTGGTGGTCAGCAGCTCCGCGTCGGCGGCGGGGTCGGGGCCGGGCTCGCCGGCGAGCAGCTGGGCGGCGAGGCGGGCGGCCAGCGGGGTGAGCAGCACGCCGTGGCGGAAGTAGCCGGTGGAGAGCACGAGCCCGGGCACGGGGGTCCCGTCCGGGTCGCGGACCGGACCCAGGCAGGGGACGTCGTCGGGGGTGCCGGGGCGGGCGCGGGCGAGGACCTCGGTGAGCTCGAGGTCGGCGGTGCCGGGCACCAGCGCCTGGGCGTCGCGCAGCAGCCGGAACACCCCGCCGGCGCTGGCCCCGGCGAGGTCGTCCTCGCGGGAGGTCGCCCCGATCACGAGCGTGCGGTCGGCCCGCGGCACGAGGTAGACGGGCACCCCGTGGACGAGCCCGCGCACGGTGCGCCCGAGCAGCTCGGGGGCCCCGTCGGGCAGGCGGGCGCGCAGGATGTCCCCGTGCACCGGGCGCAGGGGCGGACGGGCCCCGGCGGGCAGCCCGTCGATCGCGGCGAGGGCGGCGCCCGGGGCCAGGAGCGTCCCGCCGGCGGAGACCATCCCGCCCCGGGACAGGCGCACGCCGGTCACGGCACCGGAGGGCCCGCGGCGCAGGGCCGTGACCCGGTCGTGGACGATGCGGACGGGCCCGGCCGGGGCGCCCTCGGGCGGGTCCTGGGCGGTGAGGGCGGCGAGCAGGGCCGCGACGAGCCGGCGCGGGTCGACCTGGTGGTCCCCGGGGATCCGGAAGGCGCCGGCGAGCCGAGGGCTCAGCGCGGGCTCGAGGGCGCGGGCCGCGCGCACCGGCAGGGCCTCCACCTCCATGCCGTGGCGCAGCTGCAGCTCCCGCAGGTCGGCCAGGGCCTGCCGGTCGGCGGGATCGGCGGCGCAGACGAGGGTCTCGGTGGCGCGGTGGCCCACGGACGCGCCCGCGGCGGCCTCGAGCCCGGCCACGAACCCCGGGTACGCGGCGGCCGAGGCGCGCATGAGGGGGACGAGCGCGTCCTGCCGGTGCTGGACCTCGCTGACGGGGGCGAGCATCCCGGCGGCGGCGCGGCTGGCGCCCGCCCCGGGGTCGGGGTCGACGACGACGACGGAGCACCCCCGGCGCCGCAGCTCCCAGGCGGTGGCCAGGCCGATGACGCCGGCGCCGACCACGGCGACGTCCGCGCGCAGGTGCTCGGTCCCGGCCGGGTGCGGGGAGGTGGTCGGAGGGTGCACGGTGTCCACCGGCTGTCCTTTCCTACGGCGGCATGACCCGCATCAGGTGTGGCGGTCGGCGCTCAAGCCCTCTCAGCCCCGTCCGGGGCTCCCGCAGAACGCGCTGGAGCTCGTCCTCACGGACTACCCTTCAGCGTGTGACCCAGCATACCGAGACCCCCCGATCCGTCACGACCCCCGGTGCCCCCGGCAGCGCGCCGGTGAGCGCGCTGCGCCGCGAGCGGGCCGCCCGGCTGGCCACGGCCCGGCTGTACGTGTGCACCGGCGCGCGCACGGAGCGGGGCGACCTCGAGGAGTTCCTGCACGCGATCTGCGCCGGCGGGGCGGACGTCGTGCAGCTGCGCGACAAGTCCCTCGAGGTGGACGCCGAGCTCGAGGCCCTGGACGTGCTGGCGCGGGTCGCGGCCGAGCACGGGACGCTGTTCGCCGTCAACGACCGCGCCGACGTCGCCGCGCTCGTGGGCGCCGACGTCTTCCACGGCGGCCAGCACGACCTCTCCCCCGCCCAGGCCCGCGCGCTGCTCGGCCCGGACGTGCTGATCGGGCGCTCGACCCACAGTGCCGCCCAGGCCCGCGCCGCGCTCGAGGACCCCGAGGTCGACTACTTCTGCACCGGCCCGCTGTGGGAGACCCCCACCAAGCCCGGGCGGGCGGCCACCGGCCTCGGGCT carries:
- a CDS encoding acyl-CoA dehydrogenase family protein, with the translated sequence MSQPAPAAAPAPEEIAAPLTGYPQHGLVRELAAARARAVDTAGTSPFETLRELGAAGLLDLGLEGSLLTQAAVVHDLALECTATAFSLWAHRVALEYLHATGTPVPEAMRTGELPGCSAMAPAFKHAAGIGEIPVTLGRRDGAHVLEGTVPWASNLYPDAVVVLPAVREDGRHVIVRTRTSAPGVRVRPLEGLMALDATASGVLVLEGVPVDPAADVLTEDVPAFLAAVRGPFLLLQSAFCLGLSAAALEAAAAALQGVAEVFRDELDDAVAEHRRLRADLVRMAGRPREQAPRDLLGLRLEAALLTGRATRLEGKVVGGRGYAMTSPTARRAREAAFLPVQSPTEGHLRWELRRLG
- a CDS encoding DUF4242 domain-containing protein: MSLYLIELAPAAAGKDAVRPLLDAVSTAVAGTGAELIESQVTADLGRVFVIVEAGSPEGLAETVREALGGSVTEVTGPDEVRLVGAELEDLKQLKGQTDFLVEWDIPAEITMEQYLARKKANSPKYAEVPEVSFLRTYVREDTAKCLCFYNAPDEDAVERARAAVGTPFDRMFKLSV
- a CDS encoding VOC family protein, giving the protein MPIFPQHPSPESLRARPAEDLLSPATRMGAVELLVADLDATLDYYTRGVTLEVLAHAGDTAVLGRDGRTIVRLRQVKELPPARRGQAGLFHTAVLFEDEAALAAAVASVATAFPGSFTGSADHLYSQAFYFDDPEGNGVELYADRPRETWRREASGLLTLATNPLDPNAFLGEHLPGAAPATRTAPPATLGHVHLQVGDIALGRQFYVDVLGFEVMSDIGSALFVAAGGYHHHLALNTWNSAGAGPRAASLGLGRVNIDLPGAEDVAALQERLAHHGVATRHDGAVLRFEDPWRTLVEVAAAA
- a CDS encoding TIR domain-containing protein; the encoded protein is MEPKTVYLACAAEDELYRGLFTTQWSRAGATARFLGPPEEDAPDEDWQREVRGRVRESDGVIALIGGYTETSDEALWPIRCAVAEKKPLLGLWMETQHRVKPTVMGSARCKGWTWENIGEFLEAI
- the moeB gene encoding molybdopterin-synthase adenylyltransferase MoeB, which encodes MNPLPPLVDPGPELTRAELERYARHLALPQVGPLGQRRLRRARVLVVGAGGLGAPVLQYLAAAGTGVLGIVDDDVVALSNLQRQVLHGTADVGRPKTDSAAEAVARLDPGVHVRTHPVRLDADNAVALFSGYDLVVDGADNFATRYVVSDAAALAGIPCVWGSILRFEGQLSVFWAGRGPTYRDLYPEPPAPGEVPSCAEGGVIGALPGTIGAVMATEAVKLVTGAGEPLLGRVLLHDALAMTWRELRLEADPAAAPVSAVTPAEASCGVPGADAGAAAAESLSAAELAGLLERREQGRAAFALVDVREGWERELAAVPGAVHVPLAELLDHGPAALPPAARGTDLVLHCQAGTRSARALAALRPAFAGREETVRHLEGGVLAWLAHTGQEPPRG
- a CDS encoding thiazole synthase; translated protein: MGTGGLSSLHTLEQALVASGTELTTVALRRYAPGRGDSLFGLLERLGIRILPNTAGCATARDAVLTAELGREALGTDWVKLEVIADEQTLLPDVVELLDATEQLVARGFRVLAYTSDDPALARRLEDVGAAAVMPLGAPIGTGLGILNPHNIELIVARASVPVVLDAGIGTASEAALAMELGCDAVLLASAVTRAQDPVAMATAMRHAVTAGRLAAAAGRIPVRRHAAVASSPRAGRIGAGACDPGPSDLAGVPAGGRSPAGGLR
- the thiS gene encoding sulfur carrier protein ThiS, with amino-acid sequence MTVLRLNGRPHETEGEPTVADLVAEAVGRPLGPDGAPLDGGRLGVAVALDAAVVPRSRWATTTVGEGRSVEIVTAVQGG
- the thiO gene encoding glycine oxidase ThiO is translated as MHPPTTSPHPAGTEHLRADVAVVGAGVIGLATAWELRRRGCSVVVVDPDPGAGASRAAAGMLAPVSEVQHRQDALVPLMRASAAAYPGFVAGLEAAAGASVGHRATETLVCAADPADRQALADLRELQLRHGMEVEALPVRAARALEPALSPRLAGAFRIPGDHQVDPRRLVAALLAALTAQDPPEGAPAGPVRIVHDRVTALRRGPSGAVTGVRLSRGGMVSAGGTLLAPGAALAAIDGLPAGARPPLRPVHGDILRARLPDGAPELLGRTVRGLVHGVPVYLVPRADRTLVIGATSREDDLAGASAGGVFRLLRDAQALVPGTADLELTEVLARARPGTPDDVPCLGPVRDPDGTPVPGLVLSTGYFRHGVLLTPLAARLAAQLLAGEPGPDPAADAELLTTTDPQRFATPSPTPRSPR
- the thiE gene encoding thiamine phosphate synthase, whose amino-acid sequence is MSALRRERAARLATARLYVCTGARTERGDLEEFLHAICAGGADVVQLRDKSLEVDAELEALDVLARVAAEHGTLFAVNDRADVAALVGADVFHGGQHDLSPAQARALLGPDVLIGRSTHSAAQARAALEDPEVDYFCTGPLWETPTKPGRAATGLGLVEETAALTAGRAGAVPWFAIGGIDADRLPAVLAAGARRAVVVRAVTEAVDPEAAARRLRELLPA